From the uncultured Trichococcus sp. genome, one window contains:
- a CDS encoding SPASM domain-containing protein, which yields MKHISVLIKPASSLCNLRCKYCFYANVSSLREVRSFGKMKEETARKMIDNIFKELNDGDELTLAFQGGEPTLAGLNYYQNIISLVSGQDKKVSVHYAIQTNGTIINDNWCEFLKDHHFLVGLSIDGHPLHHDLNRLDTRKRGTFHRVLQTKELFDSYEIDYNVLCVLTEPLADEAEIVFRFLMDHNIRYVQFIPCLDDLNESNGTGHALTPQKFADFYMQILDYWFIELAKGNYISIKLFDDIFNLLVRHEMTACGILGNCQVQYVIEADGSVYPCDFYVLDEYRMGYIQNQTLRDLFEQDIPKQFLCSRTSLPEKCNTCPFRSMCRGGCKRMKDAMYVDEKDFCGYQSLLKEFVPKIDEILALLQGVTV from the coding sequence ATGAAACATATATCCGTATTGATTAAACCTGCATCATCACTGTGCAACTTACGTTGCAAATATTGCTTTTATGCGAATGTCAGTTCTTTGCGAGAAGTTCGCTCGTTTGGAAAGATGAAAGAAGAAACAGCTAGAAAAATGATAGATAACATTTTCAAAGAATTAAATGATGGTGATGAGTTGACCTTAGCCTTTCAAGGCGGTGAGCCTACTTTAGCGGGGCTTAATTATTACCAAAATATTATTTCGCTAGTTTCAGGGCAAGATAAGAAAGTCTCAGTTCATTATGCCATCCAAACAAACGGCACAATAATCAATGATAATTGGTGTGAATTTTTGAAAGACCATCACTTTCTTGTGGGGCTGTCGATTGATGGTCATCCACTTCATCATGATTTAAATCGGCTGGATACGAGAAAAAGGGGGACATTTCATAGGGTGCTTCAGACTAAAGAATTGTTTGACAGCTATGAAATAGACTACAATGTCCTCTGTGTGCTGACAGAACCTCTTGCTGATGAAGCAGAGATAGTATTCCGGTTTTTGATGGATCACAATATTCGTTATGTTCAGTTCATTCCTTGTCTGGATGATTTGAATGAGAGTAATGGAACTGGCCATGCATTAACGCCACAAAAGTTCGCAGATTTTTATATGCAAATATTGGATTATTGGTTCATTGAATTAGCGAAGGGGAACTATATCAGCATCAAGCTATTTGATGACATCTTTAATTTACTGGTCCGTCACGAAATGACAGCCTGCGGGATTCTGGGAAATTGCCAAGTACAATACGTGATCGAAGCGGATGGCAGTGTGTACCCTTGTGATTTCTATGTTTTGGACGAATACCGCATGGGTTATATCCAGAACCAAACACTGCGGGACCTTTTTGAGCAGGACATTCCAAAACAATTTCTTTGTTCAAGGACGTCGCTACCGGAAAAATGCAACACTTGTCCATTCCGGTCAATGTGCCGCGGCGGCTGCAAACGGATGAAGGATGCCATGTATGTGGACGAAAAAGATTTTTGCGGCTATCAAAGCTTGTTGAAGGAGTTTGTGCCGAAAATTGATGAGATTTTGGCATTATTACAGGGGGTGACTGTTTGA